A genome region from Lucilia cuprina isolate Lc7/37 chromosome 3, ASM2204524v1, whole genome shotgun sequence includes the following:
- the LOC111674930 gene encoding uncharacterized protein LOC111674930 isoform X2 → MSDQYMKELLRVAVAQICQTIGYNATQSAPLELLQDVLDKFMREFTRDLRRQVEHYNRTEANLNDVTLTLSSINVNLNELLDYINNVEPVPFALDVPKFPARKESALNFLKPGSKEVLTRPVHVHAHLPPMLPPEITQQPAETLTLAGSSSNSGSNSNLNDSKTFQDNLTTSTNNTNGEATNENTTKSLNLDKTTLQSLFKPSTNLEDGERPTREVSSVVMTTGGYISPAVEGKMPEAIVPDIIDKLLGLDAPPPPPPPPAPPTQSRPASRSANSTPNPLNNDNSSALVEKDGGEREIVPTTSKESKKQALARSLEPQPVTHKKTELLADLPNMKKHKLFNTAGGKNFHHDLQPQPVGNFNKKSFMMHQNNPGALQTPQTNYANMLLKKAKKQKVPLLGGQLLNEKHAKPLGDKMGKMDAVDKAHRKYMKMLQKMAKQGKIPPELLSNIMGPDKKSKQINPAIVASMPPGPERLQLEKLLRKQAKQRQKLMKQQMLMEVQKQSKKPTQQPPPLVPIFPPRMPEATNKPLALDMDEQKLKLDGKEMTNVSPVKPQFTPNIVGNTTPTGHQLPEALLNKFHKTPLANEAPPNELMDNNTKPLLTADGKELKLSNEPDRSKLNIFKKISKQKTPKSSSPTPMRLPGINDTPIINLPSGTTITPAPGPSQPTNTSAPPLGRNLFPPLNETNNNTALNNSNVINVDDIKEKPMAPLPANQTNPQQPTDLSLLNRVFGEKPPEVELINKPKKRGRKPGSKNSPKIPGQFPNSMLKKNSKKMKLDNSHLFPGQIPSQLPPDFGAAGGMGNLSFDNMAQMFDNPLNPREWVQYKHLQQQMMIMAGAKERKEHKKKSKLLKQDLLNNDNNMASLNMTNPASNMAVPTNEEVQSINKKLMRMDTILKAAPSASSSSTTDLSVDTSLITGKKLPSPAMFPSVGSSAASTSPLKSPGNSKRLLAGAEAMASSLVQPFMLPNRPAFPNLPTNMLSMLQFPFPPRPGLIPTPGLFPTPGLGAFPNNPKNPLLPGLFPFPNLKPPMGGENAAVNQEDLTSDKKKSETNLQATERSYCNVAPLVPDFLTKLNEQQQQQHSGSGNKHSHEPPHAHEPDLPKTPKPRNSHSNTLTHDNLLKKMQDAHTPESAGGSISGKSIPSTPGGMSVNTFEQLMKKNESPMDLMTLNKLNKSLSQSQESGLDFSINKKSNHNMGGGGNISGLSIKTPITLNNEPIEVSDDSDETNQPPPPTTAKAQAPTTAHLTSQPSQAHAASTHHTSFNMDDMFVANTSNNSHMTPKSLDTDLSTKELKKLKKQVKKSTSSINAASLISTDKTESGLATGTGNAGGVGKLAGGADLIPLTSTGMAYSSKNIPYNSLTANANPTFNAHKNDFTNTTASSSAATASSSVFDNLTITAAIPSSSGASSSTVYDLQKKRKEHKKLKKLKELKEGKIKKKKDKKDKNKSKEKAEKYLLTHTQSSPVKEKEQPTIEIIPTAVAPVTAMAHTATTSTSSTSNTNPEKIKDKDLLKKLKKEKKKEKLRTNLDDHNHSTQQNPNSLQQQASVSNPSTGNNKETISSAAATGPLSLDIEPMKKQKLSTAALMHTSSSDHVHNETTSSNTTTATAPAAIVPKLTLKLGSTHSPTPPRDDGHKNTSTSLSSSAAPVQPPPTAVSSPPREHQREPSPELARISPLVTRPPKHKLNTSGELSASSTTTPNSISAANASSLEIGDVNKTSSASNPNMIVPPPSPWLSGGTISASSVLLPHQLLQTTKQHDMTSAPTSAAHHSTDTASKSASADRQSPLTLITETSRPSSYIDAEGNRVWICPACGKVDDGSPMIGCDGCDAWYHWVCVGIFVAPKDNEDWFCRVCITRKKGLHGSDKKRKRNKKK, encoded by the exons ATGAGTGACCAATATATGAAAGAATTGCTGCGTGTGGCAGTGGCACAAATTTGTCAAACTATAGGCTATAATGCTACACAATCAGCACCGTTGGAACTTCTACAAGATGTTTTGGATAAATTTATGAGAGAATTTACCAGAGATTTAAGGCGCCAAGTGGAACATT acAACCGCACCGAGGCCAATTTAAATGATGTGACCTTGACCTTGAGCAGcattaatgttaatttaaatgaattactGGATTATATTAACAATGTGGAGCCGGTACCGTTTGCTTTGGATGTGCCTAAATTTCCAGCTCGCAAAGAATCTGCTTTGAATTTCCTTAAACCGGGTAGTAAAGAGGTGTTAACAAGACCGGTACATGTACATGCACACTTGCCGCCAATGCTGCCGCCAGAAATAACCCAACAACCAGCAGAAACACTAACTCTGGCTGGCAGCAGCAGTAATAGCGGCTCAAACAGTAATTTAAACGATTCCAAAACTTTCCAAGATAATTTAACAACATCAACGAATAATACCAATGGGGAAGCAACTAATG AAAACACCACAAAATCACTGAATTTGGATAAAACTACTTTGCAATCTTTATTTAAACCCAGCACAAACTTAGAAGATGGCGAAAGACCTACCCGTGAGGTTAGTAGTGTGGTCATGACTACTGGCGGCTATATATCACCCGCTGTAGAGGGTAAAATGCCAGAAGCTATAGTACCCGATATAATAG ATAAATTACTAGGTTTGGATGCACCGCCACCACCTCCACCGCCTCCTGCACCACCCACACAATCTCGACCTGCTTCACGTTCGGCCAACTCTACGCCCAATCCTCTAAATAACGACAACTCTTCTGCACTAGTGGAAAAAGATGGCGGCGAACGTGAAATTGTACCCACCACAAGTAAAGAATCTAAAAAACAAGCCTTGGCACGCAGTCTCGAACCACAACCAGTGACACATAAGAAAACTGAACTTTTGGCGGATTTGccaaatatgaaaaaacataaattatttaatactgCCGGTGGTAAAAACTTCCATCATGATTTGCAGCCTCAGCCGGtgggtaatttcaataaaaaatcctTTATGATGCATCAAAATAATCCGGGCGCCCTTCAAACACCACAAACCAATTATGCTAATATGCTTTTAAAGAAAGCCAAAAAACAAAAGGTTCCTCTTTTAGGTGGCCAGCTGTTAAATGAGAAACATGCCAAACCTTTAGGCGATAAAATGGGTAAAATGGATGCTGTCGATAAGGCTCACCGCAAGTACatgaaaatgttacaaaaaatgGCTAAACAAGGTAAAATACCACCTGAATTGCTGAGTAATATTATGGGTCCCGATAAAAAATCCAAACAAATAAATCCAGCCATAGTGGCTAGCATGCCACCGGGACCAGAGAGGTTGCAATTGGAGAAATTGCTACGCAAACAGGCCAAACAAAGGCAAAAACTGATGAAACAGCAAATGTTAATGGAGGTgcaaaaacaatcaaaaaaacCAACTCAACAGCCACCACCTTTGGTGCCCATATTTCCACCACGCATGCCGGAAGCGACAAACAAACCTTTAGCTTTAGATATGGACGAACAAAAGCTTAAACTGGACGGCAAAGAAATGACAAATGTTTCACCAGTAAAACCACAATTTACACCGAATATTGTTGGTAATACTACGCCAACAGGACATCAATTACCGGAGGccttattaaataaattccatAAAACTCCTCTTGCAAATGAGGCACCTCCCAATGAGCTAATGGATAACAATACCAAACCTTTACTAACAGCAGATGGCAAAGAATTGAAGCTTTCTAATGAACCAGATCGCTCTAAGTTGAATATATTCAAAAAGATTTCCAAACAAAAAACCCCTAAATCATCTTCTCCCACGCCCATGCGTTTGCCAGGAATAAATGATACACCCATAATAAATTTGCCCTCGGGAACTACAATAACACCGGCGCCTGGACCTTCACAGCCTACAAATACGTCCGCACCTCCCTTAGGACGTAATCTATTTCCTCCTCTAAatgaaaccaacaacaacacagCTCTCAACAACAGCAATGTTATCAATGTAGATGATATCAAAGAGAAACCTATGGCACCACTCCCTGCCAACCAAACAAATCCCCAACAACCCACCGATTTAAGCCTGCTTAATCGCGTGTTTGGTGAAAAACCCCCCGAAGTGGAATTGATAAATAAACCCAAGAAACGTGGACGTAAACCGGGTAGTAAAAATTCTCCAAAAATTCCAGGTCAATTTCCCAATAGTATGCTTaagaaaaacagtaaaaaaatgaaGCTGGATAATAGCCATCTATTTCCGGGGCAAATACCTTCTCAACTACCGCCAGATTTTGGTGCCGCCGGTGGTATGGGTAATTTATCTTTCGATAATATGGCTCAAATGTTTGACAATCCCTTAAATCCCCGAGAATGGGTTCAATATAAACACTTGCAACAACAAATGATGATAATGGCTGGTGCCAAAGAGCGCAAGGAACACAAGAAAAAGTCTAAACTACTCAAACAAGATCTCTTAAATAATGACAACAATATGGCTTCTCTTAATATGACAAATCCAGCTTCTAATATGGCAGTACCCACCAACGAGGAGGTGCAATCcattaacaaaaaacttatgCGCATGGATACTATTTTAAAAGCGGCTCCCTCTGCGTCCTCATCTTCTACAACAGATTTATCGGTTGATACCAGTTTGATAACTGGCAAAAAATTACCCTCTCCCGCTATGTTTCCTTCGGTCGGTTCTTCCGCAGCCTCTACTTCACCCCTTAAATCACCGGGTAATTCTAAGCGTCTATTAGCCGGCGCTGAGGCCATGGCTAGCAGTTTGGTTCAACCATTTATGCTGCCCAATCGTCCAGCCTTTCCTAATTTACCCACTAACATGTTGTCCATGCTACAATTTCCATTTCCTCCTCGTCCTGGTTTAATACCTACTCCGGGTTTATTTCCTACACCCGGACTTGGGGCATTTCCTAATAATCCCAAAAATCCTCTATTGCCTGGTCTCTTTCCATTTCCCAATCTTAAGCCGCCAATGGGTGGTGAGAATGCGGCTGTAAATCAAG AAGACCTAACAAGCGACAAGAAGAAATCTGAGACAAATTTACAAGCAACTGAACGCAGTTATTGTAATGTCGCCCCATTGGTACCCGATTTCCTCACAAAACTAAacgaacaacaacagcaacagcactCTGGCAGTGGAAACAAACACTCGCACGAGCCACCACATGCTCATGAACCAGATTTACCAAAAACTCCCAAACCACGTAATTCACATTCAAATACTCTGACCCATGATAATTTACTTAAGAAAATGCAAGATGCCCATACACCAGAAAGTGCTGGCGGCAGTATAAGTGGCAAATCAATACCCTCAACACCGGGTGGCATGTCTGTCAACACGTTCGAGCAGCTAATGAAAAAGAATGAAAGTCCCATGGATTTAATGACGCTCAATAAACTCAATAAGTCTTTGTCACAATCGCAGGAATCTGGTTTAGACTTctccataaataaaaaatcaaatcacaATATGGGAGGAGGTGGAAATATAAGTGGTTTAAGCATTAAAACACCCATTACATTAAATAATGAACCCATTGAAGTATCCGATGATTCAGATGAAACAAATCAACCACCACCACCTACAACGGCTAAAGCACAAGCCCCAACTACAGCACATTTAACCAGTCAGCCTTCACAAGCACATGCAGCGTCAACACACCATACCAGCTTTAATATGGATGATATGTTTGTGGCAAATACCAGTAACAACAGTCATATGACACCAAAGTCTTTAGATACTGACTTGTCCACTAAAGAgcttaaaaagttgaaaaaacaagtgaaaaaatCAACGTCCAGTATTAATGCCGCTTCCTTGATAAGTACAGACAAAACTGAAAGTGGTCTAGCTACAGGAACAGGAAACGCAGGAGGTGTGGGAAAATTAGCCGGCGGTGCTGATCTAATACCTTTGACTTCTACCGGTATGGCGTATTCATCCAAAAATATACCCTACAATAGTTTAACGGCCAATGCTAATCCCACTTTCAATGCACACAAAAACGATTTTACCAACACCACAGCATCATCCTCAGCAGCTACAGCATCCTCTTCTGTCTTTGATAATCTAACAATAACGGCTGCCATTCCATCATCTTCGGGAGCTTCTTCCAGCACAGTATACGACTTGCAAAAGAAACGCaaagaacataaaaaacttaaaaagcttAAAGAGCTAAAAGAGGgtaaaatcaaaaagaaaaaggacaaaaaggataaaaataaaagtaaagaaaaagcCGAGAAATATTTACTAACACACACGCAAAGTTCACCGGTCAAAGAAAAGGAACAACCTACAATAGAAATTATACCAACAGCGGTGGCTCCTGTCACAGCAATGGCACACACGGCTACCACTAGTACTAGCAGCACCAGCAACACAAAtccagaaaaaataaaagataaagatttattgaaaaagttaaaaaaggaaaagaaaaaagaaaaactacgcACGAATTTAGATGATCATAATCATTCGACACAACAAAATCCCAATAGCTTGCAGCAACAGGCCTCAGTTTCAAATCCTTCCACAGGCAACAATAAAGAAACCATTAGTTCAGCTGCTGCTACTGGCCCACTATCATTGGATATAGAGccaatgaaaaaacaaaaattatcaacAGCAGCTTTAATGCACACCTCATCATCTGACCATGTACATAATGAAACGACTAGTAGTAATACGACGACTGCAACAGCGCCAGCCGCTATTGTACCAAAATTGACATTAAAACTAGGCTCTACACACTCACCCACACCGCCACGCGATGATGGTCATAAGAATACGTCTACGTCTTTATCTTCATCTGCTGCACCTGTACAACCACCACCAACAGCAGTCTCATCGCCACCCAGAGAACATCAACGAGAACCGTCGCCGGAATTGGCGCGTATATCACCTTTAGTGACGAGACCACCTAAACATAAACTTAACACAA GTGGTGAATTATCAGCGAGTTCTACTACAACACCCAATAGCATTTCGGCAGCAAATGCGAGTTCTTTGGAAATAGGCGATGTTAATAAGACTAGCTCTGCCTCAAATCCCAATATGATAGTACCACCACCCAGTCCATGGCTTTCAGGTGGCACCATATCGGccagttcggtgctgttgccacaTCAACTTTTACAAACAACTAAACAACATGATATGACATCGGCGCCCACAAGTGCTGCACACCACAGTACAGACACAGCCTCTAAGTCCGCCAGCGCTGACAGACAAAGTCCTCTCACTCTAATAACGGAAACAAGTCGTCCTTCTTCGTATATC GATGCTGAGGGCAATCGGGTATGGATATGTCCAGCCTGTGGTAAAGTTGATGATGGTTCGCCCATGATTGGTTGCGATGGTTGTGATGCCTGGTATCATtg gGTTTGTGTGGGCATATTTGTGGCTCCCAAGGACAATGAAGACTGGTTTTGTCGTGTCTGCATAACACGCAAAAAGGGTTTGCATGGCTCTGATAAGAAACGAAAacgtaataagaaaaaataa
- the LOC111674930 gene encoding uncharacterized protein LOC111674930 isoform X1: protein MSDQYMKELLRVAVAQICQTIGYNATQSAPLELLQDVLDKFMREFTRDLRRQVEHYNRTEANLNDVTLTLSSINVNLNELLDYINNVEPVPFALDVPKFPARKESALNFLKPGSKEVLTRPVHVHAHLPPMLPPEITQQPAETLTLAGSSSNSGSNSNLNDSKTFQDNLTTSTNNTNGEATNENTTKSLNLDKTTLQSLFKPSTNLEDGERPTREVSSVVMTTGGYISPAVEGKMPEAIVPDIIDKLLGLDAPPPPPPPPAPPTQSRPASRSANSTPNPLNNDNSSALVEKDGGEREIVPTTSKESKKQALARSLEPQPVTHKKTELLADLPNMKKHKLFNTAGGKNFHHDLQPQPVGNFNKKSFMMHQNNPGALQTPQTNYANMLLKKAKKQKVPLLGGQLLNEKHAKPLGDKMGKMDAVDKAHRKYMKMLQKMAKQGKIPPELLSNIMGPDKKSKQINPAIVASMPPGPERLQLEKLLRKQAKQRQKLMKQQMLMEVQKQSKKPTQQPPPLVPIFPPRMPEATNKPLALDMDEQKLKLDGKEMTNVSPVKPQFTPNIVGNTTPTGHQLPEALLNKFHKTPLANEAPPNELMDNNTKPLLTADGKELKLSNEPDRSKLNIFKKISKQKTPKSSSPTPMRLPGINDTPIINLPSGTTITPAPGPSQPTNTSAPPLGRNLFPPLNETNNNTALNNSNVINVDDIKEKPMAPLPANQTNPQQPTDLSLLNRVFGEKPPEVELINKPKKRGRKPGSKNSPKIPGQFPNSMLKKNSKKMKLDNSHLFPGQIPSQLPPDFGAAGGMGNLSFDNMAQMFDNPLNPREWVQYKHLQQQMMIMAGAKERKEHKKKSKLLKQDLLNNDNNMASLNMTNPASNMAVPTNEEVQSINKKLMRMDTILKAAPSASSSSTTDLSVDTSLITGKKLPSPAMFPSVGSSAASTSPLKSPGNSKRLLAGAEAMASSLVQPFMLPNRPAFPNLPTNMLSMLQFPFPPRPGLIPTPGLFPTPGLGAFPNNPKNPLLPGLFPFPNLKPPMGGENAAVNQDTEDLTSDKKKSETNLQATERSYCNVAPLVPDFLTKLNEQQQQQHSGSGNKHSHEPPHAHEPDLPKTPKPRNSHSNTLTHDNLLKKMQDAHTPESAGGSISGKSIPSTPGGMSVNTFEQLMKKNESPMDLMTLNKLNKSLSQSQESGLDFSINKKSNHNMGGGGNISGLSIKTPITLNNEPIEVSDDSDETNQPPPPTTAKAQAPTTAHLTSQPSQAHAASTHHTSFNMDDMFVANTSNNSHMTPKSLDTDLSTKELKKLKKQVKKSTSSINAASLISTDKTESGLATGTGNAGGVGKLAGGADLIPLTSTGMAYSSKNIPYNSLTANANPTFNAHKNDFTNTTASSSAATASSSVFDNLTITAAIPSSSGASSSTVYDLQKKRKEHKKLKKLKELKEGKIKKKKDKKDKNKSKEKAEKYLLTHTQSSPVKEKEQPTIEIIPTAVAPVTAMAHTATTSTSSTSNTNPEKIKDKDLLKKLKKEKKKEKLRTNLDDHNHSTQQNPNSLQQQASVSNPSTGNNKETISSAAATGPLSLDIEPMKKQKLSTAALMHTSSSDHVHNETTSSNTTTATAPAAIVPKLTLKLGSTHSPTPPRDDGHKNTSTSLSSSAAPVQPPPTAVSSPPREHQREPSPELARISPLVTRPPKHKLNTSGELSASSTTTPNSISAANASSLEIGDVNKTSSASNPNMIVPPPSPWLSGGTISASSVLLPHQLLQTTKQHDMTSAPTSAAHHSTDTASKSASADRQSPLTLITETSRPSSYIDAEGNRVWICPACGKVDDGSPMIGCDGCDAWYHWVCVGIFVAPKDNEDWFCRVCITRKKGLHGSDKKRKRNKKK from the exons ATGAGTGACCAATATATGAAAGAATTGCTGCGTGTGGCAGTGGCACAAATTTGTCAAACTATAGGCTATAATGCTACACAATCAGCACCGTTGGAACTTCTACAAGATGTTTTGGATAAATTTATGAGAGAATTTACCAGAGATTTAAGGCGCCAAGTGGAACATT acAACCGCACCGAGGCCAATTTAAATGATGTGACCTTGACCTTGAGCAGcattaatgttaatttaaatgaattactGGATTATATTAACAATGTGGAGCCGGTACCGTTTGCTTTGGATGTGCCTAAATTTCCAGCTCGCAAAGAATCTGCTTTGAATTTCCTTAAACCGGGTAGTAAAGAGGTGTTAACAAGACCGGTACATGTACATGCACACTTGCCGCCAATGCTGCCGCCAGAAATAACCCAACAACCAGCAGAAACACTAACTCTGGCTGGCAGCAGCAGTAATAGCGGCTCAAACAGTAATTTAAACGATTCCAAAACTTTCCAAGATAATTTAACAACATCAACGAATAATACCAATGGGGAAGCAACTAATG AAAACACCACAAAATCACTGAATTTGGATAAAACTACTTTGCAATCTTTATTTAAACCCAGCACAAACTTAGAAGATGGCGAAAGACCTACCCGTGAGGTTAGTAGTGTGGTCATGACTACTGGCGGCTATATATCACCCGCTGTAGAGGGTAAAATGCCAGAAGCTATAGTACCCGATATAATAG ATAAATTACTAGGTTTGGATGCACCGCCACCACCTCCACCGCCTCCTGCACCACCCACACAATCTCGACCTGCTTCACGTTCGGCCAACTCTACGCCCAATCCTCTAAATAACGACAACTCTTCTGCACTAGTGGAAAAAGATGGCGGCGAACGTGAAATTGTACCCACCACAAGTAAAGAATCTAAAAAACAAGCCTTGGCACGCAGTCTCGAACCACAACCAGTGACACATAAGAAAACTGAACTTTTGGCGGATTTGccaaatatgaaaaaacataaattatttaatactgCCGGTGGTAAAAACTTCCATCATGATTTGCAGCCTCAGCCGGtgggtaatttcaataaaaaatcctTTATGATGCATCAAAATAATCCGGGCGCCCTTCAAACACCACAAACCAATTATGCTAATATGCTTTTAAAGAAAGCCAAAAAACAAAAGGTTCCTCTTTTAGGTGGCCAGCTGTTAAATGAGAAACATGCCAAACCTTTAGGCGATAAAATGGGTAAAATGGATGCTGTCGATAAGGCTCACCGCAAGTACatgaaaatgttacaaaaaatgGCTAAACAAGGTAAAATACCACCTGAATTGCTGAGTAATATTATGGGTCCCGATAAAAAATCCAAACAAATAAATCCAGCCATAGTGGCTAGCATGCCACCGGGACCAGAGAGGTTGCAATTGGAGAAATTGCTACGCAAACAGGCCAAACAAAGGCAAAAACTGATGAAACAGCAAATGTTAATGGAGGTgcaaaaacaatcaaaaaaacCAACTCAACAGCCACCACCTTTGGTGCCCATATTTCCACCACGCATGCCGGAAGCGACAAACAAACCTTTAGCTTTAGATATGGACGAACAAAAGCTTAAACTGGACGGCAAAGAAATGACAAATGTTTCACCAGTAAAACCACAATTTACACCGAATATTGTTGGTAATACTACGCCAACAGGACATCAATTACCGGAGGccttattaaataaattccatAAAACTCCTCTTGCAAATGAGGCACCTCCCAATGAGCTAATGGATAACAATACCAAACCTTTACTAACAGCAGATGGCAAAGAATTGAAGCTTTCTAATGAACCAGATCGCTCTAAGTTGAATATATTCAAAAAGATTTCCAAACAAAAAACCCCTAAATCATCTTCTCCCACGCCCATGCGTTTGCCAGGAATAAATGATACACCCATAATAAATTTGCCCTCGGGAACTACAATAACACCGGCGCCTGGACCTTCACAGCCTACAAATACGTCCGCACCTCCCTTAGGACGTAATCTATTTCCTCCTCTAAatgaaaccaacaacaacacagCTCTCAACAACAGCAATGTTATCAATGTAGATGATATCAAAGAGAAACCTATGGCACCACTCCCTGCCAACCAAACAAATCCCCAACAACCCACCGATTTAAGCCTGCTTAATCGCGTGTTTGGTGAAAAACCCCCCGAAGTGGAATTGATAAATAAACCCAAGAAACGTGGACGTAAACCGGGTAGTAAAAATTCTCCAAAAATTCCAGGTCAATTTCCCAATAGTATGCTTaagaaaaacagtaaaaaaatgaaGCTGGATAATAGCCATCTATTTCCGGGGCAAATACCTTCTCAACTACCGCCAGATTTTGGTGCCGCCGGTGGTATGGGTAATTTATCTTTCGATAATATGGCTCAAATGTTTGACAATCCCTTAAATCCCCGAGAATGGGTTCAATATAAACACTTGCAACAACAAATGATGATAATGGCTGGTGCCAAAGAGCGCAAGGAACACAAGAAAAAGTCTAAACTACTCAAACAAGATCTCTTAAATAATGACAACAATATGGCTTCTCTTAATATGACAAATCCAGCTTCTAATATGGCAGTACCCACCAACGAGGAGGTGCAATCcattaacaaaaaacttatgCGCATGGATACTATTTTAAAAGCGGCTCCCTCTGCGTCCTCATCTTCTACAACAGATTTATCGGTTGATACCAGTTTGATAACTGGCAAAAAATTACCCTCTCCCGCTATGTTTCCTTCGGTCGGTTCTTCCGCAGCCTCTACTTCACCCCTTAAATCACCGGGTAATTCTAAGCGTCTATTAGCCGGCGCTGAGGCCATGGCTAGCAGTTTGGTTCAACCATTTATGCTGCCCAATCGTCCAGCCTTTCCTAATTTACCCACTAACATGTTGTCCATGCTACAATTTCCATTTCCTCCTCGTCCTGGTTTAATACCTACTCCGGGTTTATTTCCTACACCCGGACTTGGGGCATTTCCTAATAATCCCAAAAATCCTCTATTGCCTGGTCTCTTTCCATTTCCCAATCTTAAGCCGCCAATGGGTGGTGAGAATGCGGCTGTAAATCAAG ATACAGAAGACCTAACAAGCGACAAGAAGAAATCTGAGACAAATTTACAAGCAACTGAACGCAGTTATTGTAATGTCGCCCCATTGGTACCCGATTTCCTCACAAAACTAAacgaacaacaacagcaacagcactCTGGCAGTGGAAACAAACACTCGCACGAGCCACCACATGCTCATGAACCAGATTTACCAAAAACTCCCAAACCACGTAATTCACATTCAAATACTCTGACCCATGATAATTTACTTAAGAAAATGCAAGATGCCCATACACCAGAAAGTGCTGGCGGCAGTATAAGTGGCAAATCAATACCCTCAACACCGGGTGGCATGTCTGTCAACACGTTCGAGCAGCTAATGAAAAAGAATGAAAGTCCCATGGATTTAATGACGCTCAATAAACTCAATAAGTCTTTGTCACAATCGCAGGAATCTGGTTTAGACTTctccataaataaaaaatcaaatcacaATATGGGAGGAGGTGGAAATATAAGTGGTTTAAGCATTAAAACACCCATTACATTAAATAATGAACCCATTGAAGTATCCGATGATTCAGATGAAACAAATCAACCACCACCACCTACAACGGCTAAAGCACAAGCCCCAACTACAGCACATTTAACCAGTCAGCCTTCACAAGCACATGCAGCGTCAACACACCATACCAGCTTTAATATGGATGATATGTTTGTGGCAAATACCAGTAACAACAGTCATATGACACCAAAGTCTTTAGATACTGACTTGTCCACTAAAGAgcttaaaaagttgaaaaaacaagtgaaaaaatCAACGTCCAGTATTAATGCCGCTTCCTTGATAAGTACAGACAAAACTGAAAGTGGTCTAGCTACAGGAACAGGAAACGCAGGAGGTGTGGGAAAATTAGCCGGCGGTGCTGATCTAATACCTTTGACTTCTACCGGTATGGCGTATTCATCCAAAAATATACCCTACAATAGTTTAACGGCCAATGCTAATCCCACTTTCAATGCACACAAAAACGATTTTACCAACACCACAGCATCATCCTCAGCAGCTACAGCATCCTCTTCTGTCTTTGATAATCTAACAATAACGGCTGCCATTCCATCATCTTCGGGAGCTTCTTCCAGCACAGTATACGACTTGCAAAAGAAACGCaaagaacataaaaaacttaaaaagcttAAAGAGCTAAAAGAGGgtaaaatcaaaaagaaaaaggacaaaaaggataaaaataaaagtaaagaaaaagcCGAGAAATATTTACTAACACACACGCAAAGTTCACCGGTCAAAGAAAAGGAACAACCTACAATAGAAATTATACCAACAGCGGTGGCTCCTGTCACAGCAATGGCACACACGGCTACCACTAGTACTAGCAGCACCAGCAACACAAAtccagaaaaaataaaagataaagatttattgaaaaagttaaaaaaggaaaagaaaaaagaaaaactacgcACGAATTTAGATGATCATAATCATTCGACACAACAAAATCCCAATAGCTTGCAGCAACAGGCCTCAGTTTCAAATCCTTCCACAGGCAACAATAAAGAAACCATTAGTTCAGCTGCTGCTACTGGCCCACTATCATTGGATATAGAGccaatgaaaaaacaaaaattatcaacAGCAGCTTTAATGCACACCTCATCATCTGACCATGTACATAATGAAACGACTAGTAGTAATACGACGACTGCAACAGCGCCAGCCGCTATTGTACCAAAATTGACATTAAAACTAGGCTCTACACACTCACCCACACCGCCACGCGATGATGGTCATAAGAATACGTCTACGTCTTTATCTTCATCTGCTGCACCTGTACAACCACCACCAACAGCAGTCTCATCGCCACCCAGAGAACATCAACGAGAACCGTCGCCGGAATTGGCGCGTATATCACCTTTAGTGACGAGACCACCTAAACATAAACTTAACACAA GTGGTGAATTATCAGCGAGTTCTACTACAACACCCAATAGCATTTCGGCAGCAAATGCGAGTTCTTTGGAAATAGGCGATGTTAATAAGACTAGCTCTGCCTCAAATCCCAATATGATAGTACCACCACCCAGTCCATGGCTTTCAGGTGGCACCATATCGGccagttcggtgctgttgccacaTCAACTTTTACAAACAACTAAACAACATGATATGACATCGGCGCCCACAAGTGCTGCACACCACAGTACAGACACAGCCTCTAAGTCCGCCAGCGCTGACAGACAAAGTCCTCTCACTCTAATAACGGAAACAAGTCGTCCTTCTTCGTATATC GATGCTGAGGGCAATCGGGTATGGATATGTCCAGCCTGTGGTAAAGTTGATGATGGTTCGCCCATGATTGGTTGCGATGGTTGTGATGCCTGGTATCATtg gGTTTGTGTGGGCATATTTGTGGCTCCCAAGGACAATGAAGACTGGTTTTGTCGTGTCTGCATAACACGCAAAAAGGGTTTGCATGGCTCTGATAAGAAACGAAAacgtaataagaaaaaataa